The following proteins come from a genomic window of Mariniflexile sp. TRM1-10:
- a CDS encoding enoyl-CoA hydratase/isomerase family protein, which translates to MTEPYVTLNIKNNVGYIEFFHPNRNSMPSDVLIKLKETIEEAGNNEIINVIVLQSGGDRTFCAGASFNEVMAVKTAEDGKVFFSGFANVINAMRTCPKLIIGRVQGKTVGGGVGLAAATDYCLATKYASIRLSELSIGIGPFVIEPAVTRKIGLAAMSQMTIDAETFFSAEWAKEKGLYADIFETTETLDGAVKELAEKLSTYNPEALKQMKSVFWEDTQHWETLLTERAEISGALVLSKFTKNTLKRFR; encoded by the coding sequence ATGACTGAACCGTACGTAACATTAAACATAAAAAACAACGTTGGCTATATAGAGTTTTTTCACCCGAATAGAAATTCTATGCCCAGTGATGTTTTAATTAAGTTAAAAGAAACCATTGAAGAAGCGGGAAATAACGAAATTATTAATGTTATTGTATTGCAAAGTGGTGGTGACAGAACGTTTTGTGCCGGTGCTAGTTTTAATGAAGTTATGGCGGTTAAAACAGCAGAAGATGGCAAGGTTTTTTTCTCTGGTTTTGCCAATGTTATTAATGCTATGCGAACTTGTCCAAAGCTTATTATTGGGCGTGTACAAGGAAAAACCGTTGGAGGAGGTGTAGGTTTAGCCGCCGCAACCGATTATTGTTTAGCAACCAAATATGCCTCAATAAGATTAAGTGAATTAAGTATAGGTATTGGGCCTTTTGTTATAGAGCCAGCCGTAACAAGAAAAATTGGATTAGCGGCCATGTCGCAAATGACGATAGACGCTGAAACGTTTTTTTCTGCGGAATGGGCAAAAGAAAAAGGCTTATATGCCGATATTTTTGAAACTACCGAGACTTTAGATGGTGCTGTTAAAGAGCTAGCCGAAAAATTAAGCACTTACAATCCTGAAGCTTTAAAACAAATGAAGTCGGTTTTTTGGGAAGACACACAGCATTGGGAGACCCTTTTAACCGAACGTGCCGAAATTAGCGGTGCTTTGGTGTTAAGTAAGTTTACTAAAAACACACTGAAGCGGTTTAGATAG
- a CDS encoding aromatic amino acid hydroxylase — protein sequence MQSSIESNPILNRLPKHLLQFIKPQNYANYSAIDQAVWRYVMRKNVDFLKKVAHKSYIEGLKLTGISIDSIPNMYGMNRILKDIGWAAVAVDGFIPPNAFMEFQAYNVLVIASDIRQLEHIEYTPAPDIIHEGAGHAPIIANPEYAEYLRRFGEIGCKAISSAKDYELYEAVRHLSIIKEAPNSNEADIASAEKKVEDLQNNMGEPSEMALIRNLHWWTVEYGLIGTLENPKIYGAGLLSSIGESAWCMTDAVKKLPYTIEATYKDFDITKPQPQLFVTPNFAHLSLVLEAFANTMALRKGGLSGVTKLIQSEALGTIELSTGLQISGVFSHVIEDNGNPIYIQSTGETALSYREKELVGHGINTHKKGFGSPIGKLKGINLAIEDMSPRDLSAYNIFEENTVTLEFEGGITVSGDIITGKRNLQGKIILISFNNCTVKHGDTVLFKPEWGIYDMAVGKNIVSAFSGPADLNSFNLITHMPSSKTIHVEKSNKQIKLEALYQQVRDYREGKNKTISRTKVLEALIENHPTDWLLPVELYELAFAGNEAKLCEAILNHLETIKQNKPEVGRLIDDGLGIVKKEAIRQ from the coding sequence ATGCAAAGTTCCATAGAATCAAACCCTATATTAAATCGCCTACCTAAACATTTATTACAGTTTATTAAGCCACAAAACTATGCCAACTATTCGGCAATAGACCAAGCGGTTTGGCGCTATGTGATGCGTAAAAATGTCGATTTTCTTAAAAAAGTGGCACACAAATCATATATAGAAGGCTTAAAATTAACCGGAATTTCTATTGATAGCATTCCCAACATGTATGGCATGAACCGTATTTTAAAAGATATAGGTTGGGCGGCTGTGGCGGTTGATGGATTTATACCACCTAATGCATTTATGGAATTTCAAGCGTATAATGTACTAGTAATTGCGAGCGATATTAGACAATTAGAACATATTGAATACACGCCTGCTCCCGATATTATTCACGAAGGTGCAGGACATGCGCCTATTATTGCCAATCCCGAATATGCTGAATATTTACGCCGCTTTGGGGAAATAGGCTGTAAAGCTATTTCGTCAGCCAAAGATTACGAGCTATATGAAGCTGTTAGACATTTATCCATCATCAAAGAAGCACCAAACTCCAACGAAGCAGATATCGCTTCCGCAGAAAAAAAAGTAGAAGACCTACAGAATAATATGGGCGAACCTAGTGAAATGGCACTTATAAGAAATCTACATTGGTGGACGGTTGAGTATGGCTTAATTGGGACTTTAGAAAACCCGAAAATTTATGGTGCCGGTTTATTGTCGTCTATTGGCGAAAGCGCTTGGTGTATGACCGATGCCGTTAAAAAACTACCCTATACTATTGAAGCCACTTATAAAGATTTCGACATAACAAAACCACAACCCCAGCTTTTTGTTACACCAAATTTTGCCCATTTAAGTTTGGTATTGGAAGCGTTTGCCAATACCATGGCATTGCGGAAAGGAGGACTTTCTGGCGTCACCAAATTAATTCAATCGGAAGCTTTGGGAACCATTGAGTTGAGTACCGGCCTTCAAATTTCGGGGGTTTTCTCTCATGTTATTGAAGATAATGGCAACCCTATTTATATTCAAAGTACTGGCGAAACCGCTTTATCATATAGAGAAAAAGAACTGGTAGGTCATGGTATAAACACCCATAAAAAAGGATTTGGATCGCCTATTGGAAAATTAAAAGGCATTAATTTAGCGATTGAAGATATGAGTCCGCGCGATTTAAGTGCTTATAATATTTTCGAAGAAAACACGGTAACTTTAGAGTTTGAAGGTGGCATTACGGTTTCTGGAGATATTATAACAGGTAAAAGAAATCTACAAGGAAAAATAATTCTTATCAGTTTTAATAATTGTACGGTAAAACATGGTGACACTGTTTTATTTAAACCTGAATGGGGCATTTACGACATGGCGGTTGGTAAAAACATTGTTTCGGCTTTCTCTGGCCCTGCCGATTTGAACAGTTTCAATTTAATTACCCATATGCCTTCCTCTAAAACCATCCATGTTGAAAAATCCAACAAACAAATTAAATTAGAAGCGCTTTACCAACAAGTTAGAGACTATCGTGAAGGCAAAAACAAAACCATTTCCAGAACTAAAGTCTTAGAAGCACTTATTGAAAACCATCCTACCGATTGGTTATTACCTGTAGAATTGTACGAACTGGCTTTTGCAGGTAATGAAGCTAAACTATGTGAAGCTATCTTAAACCATTTAGAAACCATAAAACAAAACAAACCTGAAGTTGGACGATTGATTGATGATGGCCTGGGGATTGTGAAAAAGGAAGCAATAAGGCAGTAA
- a CDS encoding DUF4136 domain-containing protein, protein MKKLLKTLPFLALLILVTSCSSVRVATDYDKNANFSTYKTFAFFKTGIDKAEISDLDKRRILRAIEAELLAKGFTKSENPDLLISLFTKSNQRVDVYNNYWGYGAWGWGGWGPWGGGFGPGWGWGWNQPSVSTRTEGVLFIDLIDANKKELVWQGMGTGYLTQNMEKKEERIKEFVAEIMAKYPPGSQP, encoded by the coding sequence ATGAAAAAATTACTTAAAACATTACCATTTTTAGCTTTGCTAATTCTGGTAACATCATGCAGCTCGGTTAGGGTTGCAACCGATTATGATAAGAATGCTAATTTTTCAACATACAAAACCTTTGCCTTTTTTAAAACAGGCATAGACAAAGCTGAAATTAGCGATTTAGATAAACGTAGAATTCTTCGAGCCATTGAAGCTGAACTATTAGCTAAAGGTTTTACAAAATCTGAAAATCCCGATTTACTTATTAGCCTTTTCACCAAATCGAACCAACGTGTAGATGTCTATAACAACTACTGGGGCTACGGTGCTTGGGGCTGGGGAGGCTGGGGGCCATGGGGCGGAGGCTTCGGACCAGGTTGGGGCTGGGGTTGGAACCAACCTAGCGTTTCTACCAGAACAGAAGGCGTTTTGTTTATAGACTTAATTGATGCCAACAAGAAAGAATTGGTTTGGCAAGGAATGGGCACAGGCTACTTAACCCAAAACATGGAGAAAAAGGAAGAACGTATTAAAGAATTTGTTGCCGAAATTATGGCAAAATACCCTCCAGGATCACAACCATAA
- a CDS encoding DUF5522 domain-containing protein, with translation MKKIIPIEEGDYYLTPEGYRCFTEQYLLKRGYCCESGCRHCPYGFDNKTNRIKHSR, from the coding sequence ATGAAAAAAATAATCCCCATTGAAGAAGGTGACTACTACCTAACCCCAGAAGGGTATCGCTGTTTTACCGAGCAATACTTATTAAAAAGAGGGTATTGTTGCGAAAGTGGCTGCAGGCATTGCCCCTATGGATTTGATAATAAAACAAATAGAATAAAACACTCAAGATAA
- a CDS encoding 1-aminocyclopropane-1-carboxylate deaminase/D-cysteine desulfhydrase: MNFNLEHSVNQQINIPNNSGVTLYIKREDAIHPFVSGNKYRKLKYNLLEAEKLGYKTLLTFGGAFSNHIAAVALAGQLMGFKTIGVIRGDELKGAINDNTTLHFAQQSGMQFEFVSREAYRKKTSDLFIKKLKANFGDFYLIPEGGTNALAIKGCEEILNEDDKGFDYICCAVGTGGTISGLMNCSKPSQQVLGFPALKGDFLTQDISKFALKTNWELKTDYHFGGYAKINDKLITFINQFKKEYSIPLDPVYTGKMMFGIFDLIERGYFPKESKILAIHTGGLQGITGMNTVLKKKNLPLIV; encoded by the coding sequence ATGAATTTCAATTTAGAACATAGTGTCAACCAGCAAATAAATATACCTAATAATAGCGGTGTTACGCTGTATATTAAAAGAGAAGATGCCATTCATCCTTTTGTGTCTGGCAACAAGTACCGAAAGCTTAAATATAACCTTCTTGAAGCTGAAAAATTAGGCTATAAAACACTGCTAACTTTTGGTGGCGCTTTTTCAAATCATATTGCAGCGGTAGCTTTAGCAGGACAGCTCATGGGATTTAAAACCATTGGGGTTATTAGAGGTGATGAGCTAAAAGGTGCTATAAATGATAATACAACCTTACATTTTGCACAACAAAGTGGGATGCAATTTGAGTTTGTTTCTAGAGAAGCCTATAGGAAAAAAACATCAGACCTATTTATCAAAAAATTGAAAGCAAATTTTGGTGATTTTTATTTAATTCCAGAAGGCGGTACCAATGCCTTGGCTATTAAAGGTTGTGAGGAAATTTTAAATGAAGACGATAAGGGTTTCGATTATATATGTTGCGCCGTTGGAACTGGCGGCACTATATCTGGACTTATGAATTGTTCAAAACCTAGTCAACAAGTTTTAGGATTTCCAGCGTTAAAAGGCGACTTTTTAACACAAGATATTAGTAAATTTGCATTGAAAACCAATTGGGAATTGAAAACCGATTATCATTTTGGAGGTTATGCGAAAATAAACGACAAGTTAATAACGTTTATCAATCAGTTTAAAAAAGAGTATAGCATTCCTTTAGATCCCGTTTATACTGGAAAAATGATGTTTGGTATTTTCGATTTGATTGAAAGAGGGTATTTTCCAAAAGAATCAAAAATATTGGCAATTCATACAGGTGGTTTACAAGGTATTACTGGAATGAATACTGTTTTGAAAAAGAAGAATTTACCATTAATAGTATAA
- a CDS encoding glycoside hydrolase family 73 protein produces the protein MKKIIVFCLLASLVLSCGAKKVAVKRKTSSKPKTEQVVIKTTPQKGVKEEVVNGVEVKITSTDEYIALFKPIAQEEMRLYGIPASITLAQGILESNSGKGRLAVEANNHFGIKCHDWTGDRIYHDDDASQECFRKYNDSKYSYRDHSLFLKQRSRYAALFKLKKEDYKGWARELKKAGYATDKKYPDKIISLINRYSLYKYDEEVLGDVYVKYEEEIGDFSIYYVEKGDSMYSISKKFHISINELKALNDLSTTTLSIGQKLRINKNSNNIVAVGSNQKTAVKEVVAYRSHIVEKGETLYSISKRYNMTVSELQQMNGLNNTALNIGQELQVKPAN, from the coding sequence ATGAAGAAGATAATAGTTTTTTGCTTGTTAGCAAGTTTGGTTTTAAGTTGTGGTGCTAAAAAAGTAGCGGTTAAAAGGAAAACTTCAAGTAAACCAAAAACGGAACAAGTTGTAATAAAAACGACACCTCAAAAAGGTGTTAAAGAGGAAGTCGTTAATGGTGTAGAAGTTAAAATAACATCAACAGATGAATATATAGCCCTTTTTAAACCCATTGCTCAAGAAGAAATGCGATTATATGGCATACCTGCAAGTATTACTTTGGCACAGGGTATTTTAGAGTCGAATTCAGGGAAAGGTCGACTTGCTGTTGAAGCTAATAACCATTTTGGGATTAAATGCCACGACTGGACCGGAGATAGGATTTATCATGATGATGATGCTTCACAAGAATGTTTCAGAAAATATAACGATTCCAAATATTCATATAGGGACCACTCGTTGTTTCTAAAACAGCGTTCCCGCTATGCTGCGTTGTTCAAACTTAAAAAAGAAGATTATAAAGGTTGGGCAAGAGAATTGAAAAAAGCAGGATATGCGACCGATAAAAAATACCCAGATAAAATAATAAGCTTGATAAACCGATACAGTTTGTATAAATATGATGAAGAAGTCTTGGGTGATGTTTATGTCAAATATGAAGAGGAAATAGGCGATTTTTCAATATATTATGTAGAAAAGGGAGACTCGATGTATTCCATTTCCAAAAAGTTCCATATTTCTATAAATGAACTTAAAGCGTTGAATGATTTATCAACTACAACACTTAGTATTGGTCAGAAATTAAGAATAAATAAAAATTCAAATAATATTGTAGCAGTTGGTTCAAATCAAAAAACAGCAGTGAAAGAAGTGGTAGCATATCGTTCCCATATTGTTGAAAAAGGGGAGACCTTATATTCCATTTCAAAACGATATAATATGACTGTTTCAGAACTTCAACAAATGAATGGTTTAAACAATACCGCCTTAAATATTGGGCAAGAACTTCAAGTTAAACCAGCAAATTAA
- the hemL gene encoding glutamate-1-semialdehyde 2,1-aminomutase, which produces MNYTRSSALFAQAEKVIPGGVNSPVRAFKGVGGTPVFVKEAKGAYLYDEDGNRLIDYINSWGPMILGHAYQPVVDAVVEKAKKGTSFGMPTEIETQIAELAVSMVPNIDKIRFVNSGTEACMSAVRLARGFSKKDKIIKFAGCYHGHSDSFLIQAGSGASTFGTPNSPGVTQGTAKDTLLARYNDIENVKQLVEANKNEIACIIIEPVAGNMGCVPPKEGFLKALRTLCDANNILLIFDEVMTGFRLAKGGAQELFDINADIVCFGKVIGGGLPVGAFAARNKIMNELAPVGPVYQAGTLSGNPLAMAAGLAMLTELNNDVDVFNRLAEKTEYLHKGIAQVLNENKVVHTINRVGSMISVHFEATPVVDFETAAKGNNDIFKKFFHGLLQEGVYIAPSAFETWFITDALSYSDLDFTIEAVKKVAKTL; this is translated from the coding sequence ATGAATTATACAAGAAGTAGTGCTTTATTTGCACAAGCCGAAAAGGTGATTCCTGGAGGTGTAAACTCACCTGTTAGAGCCTTTAAAGGTGTTGGAGGAACACCTGTTTTTGTAAAAGAAGCCAAAGGTGCCTATTTATATGACGAAGATGGAAACCGGTTAATTGACTATATAAATTCGTGGGGACCTATGATTCTAGGTCATGCCTACCAACCTGTTGTTGATGCGGTTGTTGAAAAAGCTAAAAAGGGTACATCGTTTGGAATGCCTACTGAAATTGAAACGCAAATTGCTGAATTAGCAGTTTCTATGGTGCCAAATATTGATAAAATCCGTTTTGTAAATTCAGGTACCGAGGCTTGTATGAGTGCGGTCCGTTTGGCAAGAGGGTTTTCTAAAAAAGATAAAATTATAAAGTTTGCGGGATGTTATCATGGGCATAGCGATTCGTTTTTAATTCAAGCGGGTAGTGGTGCGAGTACTTTTGGAACCCCCAACAGTCCAGGTGTAACACAGGGTACTGCAAAAGATACGTTGTTGGCACGTTATAACGATATTGAAAATGTGAAGCAGTTAGTAGAAGCTAACAAAAATGAGATTGCCTGTATCATTATAGAACCTGTAGCAGGTAATATGGGTTGTGTGCCACCAAAAGAAGGTTTTTTAAAAGCATTAAGAACTTTGTGTGATGCCAATAATATATTACTGATTTTTGATGAGGTGATGACGGGGTTTCGTTTGGCAAAAGGTGGAGCGCAAGAACTGTTTGATATCAACGCAGATATTGTTTGCTTTGGGAAAGTCATAGGTGGCGGTTTGCCAGTCGGTGCTTTTGCAGCTAGAAATAAAATTATGAATGAGTTGGCTCCAGTAGGACCCGTATATCAAGCGGGGACTTTAAGTGGAAATCCGTTAGCCATGGCGGCAGGTTTGGCTATGTTAACCGAATTGAACAACGATGTAGATGTTTTTAATCGTTTAGCTGAAAAAACAGAATATTTGCATAAAGGAATTGCACAAGTTTTAAATGAAAATAAGGTTGTTCACACGATAAACAGAGTCGGTTCTATGATTTCTGTGCATTTTGAGGCAACACCTGTAGTGGATTTTGAAACAGCTGCTAAAGGAAATAACGACATCTTTAAAAAATTCTTTCATGGTTTGCTTCAGGAAGGTGTTTACATTGCGCCAAGTGCTTTTGAAACTTGGTTTATCACCGATGCTTTGTCTTATAGCGATTTAGATTTTACTATAGAAGCTGTAAAGAAAGTAGCAAAAACACTATGA